A DNA window from Acetilactobacillus jinshanensis contains the following coding sequences:
- a CDS encoding MFS transporter — translation MNKYSANQKWTLASTSTGFAMQAMDLMFLSFALTPIIKQFHTTGTVGGTIASFSNIGMLVGSLIFGYLADNFGRVKVFTYTIFIFAFATAAMAFANNIYLIYVLRFLAGMGAGAELGTGVTLIAENFKGNKVATFTSYAESFGELGAILSALIAAWALGTFPRIGWRVLFLFGLLPVILAFLVRIHLKENPKFIRNMKERKAKHQKQGSIKELFKGPKFAYLTCAMIMMYILDSASYYGLMDWMPSIMQKQLHINLTQSSLWMVSTIVGVMLGMICFGKMMDKFGAKAAFTLFFGCAIFVVYTIILSYNSLTLLLASTLVGFFAEACYSGYAVIVSKCYPMEIRVTANGFVQSCGKAIGGLSPILIGFLIDHYSLLAVVIFLSLLPLCSLITIYTVLHMSKVSNQNI, via the coding sequence GTGAATAAGTATTCTGCCAATCAAAAATGGACGTTAGCGTCAACCTCAACTGGTTTTGCCATGCAGGCGATGGACCTGATGTTTCTATCGTTCGCCTTGACGCCAATTATCAAACAGTTTCATACGACTGGAACCGTTGGTGGAACGATCGCTTCATTCTCGAATATCGGGATGTTAGTTGGTTCGCTGATCTTCGGGTATTTAGCCGATAACTTCGGCCGAGTTAAAGTCTTTACCTACACGATCTTTATCTTTGCGTTTGCAACCGCTGCGATGGCCTTTGCTAATAACATCTACCTGATTTATGTCTTACGATTTCTTGCCGGAATGGGTGCTGGTGCTGAATTAGGGACCGGAGTTACTTTGATTGCCGAAAACTTTAAGGGCAACAAGGTTGCTACATTTACTTCCTATGCTGAATCGTTCGGTGAACTCGGTGCAATTCTTTCAGCTTTGATTGCCGCTTGGGCCTTAGGAACCTTTCCACGAATTGGTTGGCGAGTTCTTTTCCTGTTCGGTTTACTTCCCGTTATCCTGGCTTTCTTAGTTCGAATTCATTTAAAGGAAAACCCGAAGTTCATTAGGAACATGAAGGAGCGAAAGGCTAAGCATCAGAAACAGGGCTCAATCAAAGAATTGTTCAAAGGGCCTAAGTTTGCTTATCTGACCTGTGCCATGATCATGATGTACATCCTGGATTCCGCTAGTTACTACGGTTTAATGGACTGGATGCCGTCGATTATGCAGAAGCAACTCCACATTAATTTAACCCAGTCATCACTCTGGATGGTATCCACGATCGTGGGTGTCATGCTAGGGATGATCTGCTTCGGTAAAATGATGGATAAGTTTGGTGCCAAAGCCGCATTTACCTTATTCTTCGGTTGTGCGATCTTCGTGGTTTACACCATTATCCTTTCCTATAACTCTCTGACGTTATTACTTGCCAGTACGTTGGTCGGTTTCTTTGCTGAAGCTTGTTACAGTGGTTACGCCGTCATCGTTAGTAAGTGTTACCCAATGGAAATTCGTGTGACTGCCAACGGATTTGTCCAGAGTTGTGGTAAGGCCATCGGTGGCCTATCGCCAATCTTAATTGGTTTCTTAATTGACCACTACTCATTATTAGCCGTCGTAATCTTCTTATCGTTATTACCATTATGTAGTTTGATTACGATCTATACCGTTCTTCACATGAGTAAGGTTAGTAATCAGAATATCTAA
- a CDS encoding GRP family sugar transporter gives MTLAIASAVIWGCTPIWTYICGGKPIQQLLGTTYGALVVGIVLYFIKQPYISTAGFWWCFLAGAGWTIGQLAQYTAFKRLSTSTTVPIVAGIQLVLVDLSGVLFFGSWPSLASRLIGFFAILVVIFGVVLSTRTGRVNTHGDQGRSHARDIMMVLLGTGLGYGSCSVLPKIPETSGWATFPPQSIGMIVTAVLIALALKQTRNKETFFGHYTLKNIITGFNSGLGTFSYLGAIVLINLSTGFTISQMNIVISSVAGLLFMHENKHGVALANTIAGLTLVVIGGVVTGFLH, from the coding sequence ATGACGCTTGCTATCGCTTCGGCTGTTATCTGGGGCTGTACACCCATCTGGACGTATATCTGTGGTGGTAAACCGATCCAGCAGCTATTAGGAACGACTTACGGTGCTTTAGTCGTTGGCATCGTCCTGTATTTTATTAAACAACCGTACATTAGTACCGCTGGTTTCTGGTGGTGCTTTCTAGCCGGTGCTGGCTGGACGATTGGCCAGTTAGCTCAATATACGGCTTTCAAACGACTTAGTACTTCAACGACCGTGCCGATCGTGGCTGGAATCCAGTTAGTGTTAGTTGATTTATCGGGAGTCCTATTCTTCGGTAGCTGGCCAAGTTTAGCATCGCGATTGATCGGCTTCTTCGCAATCTTGGTCGTTATTTTCGGGGTGGTTCTATCCACGCGAACCGGACGTGTTAATACCCATGGTGATCAGGGCCGTTCACATGCCCGAGACATCATGATGGTGTTACTCGGAACCGGCCTTGGTTATGGATCCTGTTCCGTATTGCCGAAGATTCCTGAGACCAGTGGTTGGGCTACGTTCCCACCGCAATCAATCGGGATGATCGTAACCGCAGTTTTAATTGCGCTGGCTTTAAAACAAACCCGAAATAAAGAGACGTTCTTTGGTCACTACACCTTAAAGAACATTATCACCGGTTTTAATTCCGGATTAGGGACCTTTAGTTATTTAGGTGCAATCGTCCTAATTAATCTATCGACCGGTTTCACGATCTCGCAGATGAACATCGTGATTTCATCGGTTGCCGGATTATTATTCATGCACGAAAACAAACACGGGGTCGCACTTGCAAACACCATCGCCGGCTTAACGTTAGTCGTGATCGGTGGTGTCGTGACCGGATTCTTACACTAG